One Curtobacterium sp. MCLR17_032 genomic window carries:
- a CDS encoding TIGR02611 family protein: MHGDPTEPPRSAAPDASSGRQRFQWFRDLRTWIHARPHVHLFYKVLVGIVGGLIVVIGLILVPLPGPGWLVVFVGLTVLASEFHFFHRIITWLRAKLHRFWDWAKHHAPSKRMRAAADKGKADVDAAHAEAHRNVGVQRPRGQTARTGH; this comes from the coding sequence ATGCACGGCGACCCGACTGAGCCTCCCCGGAGTGCTGCTCCCGACGCGTCATCCGGTCGGCAGCGCTTCCAGTGGTTCCGTGACCTGCGCACCTGGATCCACGCCCGACCGCACGTGCACCTCTTCTACAAGGTCCTGGTCGGGATCGTCGGCGGCCTCATCGTCGTGATCGGGCTGATCCTCGTGCCGCTGCCCGGTCCGGGCTGGCTCGTCGTCTTCGTCGGTCTGACGGTCCTGGCGAGCGAGTTCCACTTCTTCCACCGCATCATCACCTGGCTGCGGGCGAAGCTGCACCGGTTCTGGGACTGGGCGAAGCACCACGCGCCGTCGAAGCGGATGCGGGCTGCGGCGGACAAGGGCAAGGCGGACGTCGACGCCGCGCACGCCGAGGCGCACCGGAACGTCGGGGTGCAGCGCCCGCGCGGCCAGACCGCGCGGACCGGGCACTGA
- a CDS encoding TraR/DksA C4-type zinc finger protein: MDFDPRTTLLTERTRATKLLVDVERSMLDVSDARDGANTDDEHDPEGSTLAWERSSLGAVRDDARRRVEQVDAALGRLDAGTYGRCAVGGEPIPQARLAAVPWAATCVAHA; the protein is encoded by the coding sequence ATGGACTTCGATCCGCGGACCACCCTGCTGACCGAACGGACCCGTGCGACGAAGCTGCTGGTCGACGTCGAGCGCAGCATGCTGGACGTCAGTGATGCGCGGGACGGCGCGAACACCGACGACGAGCACGACCCGGAGGGCTCGACCCTGGCCTGGGAACGCAGCTCGCTCGGCGCGGTGCGGGACGACGCCCGCCGCCGCGTCGAGCAGGTCGACGCGGCCCTCGGGCGCCTCGACGCCGGGACCTACGGCCGCTGCGCGGTGGGTGGGGAGCCGATCCCGCAGGCGCGCCTGGCCGCGGTCCCGTGGGCGGCGACGTGCGTCGCGCACGCGTGA